In Accipiter gentilis chromosome 17, bAccGen1.1, whole genome shotgun sequence, one DNA window encodes the following:
- the LMO2 gene encoding rhombotin-2: MGGGNPVNVIGGRRGNSAGEKASRADSLCGGSGGRAHHRHATKEQTLPMSSAIERKSLDPSEEPVDEVLQIPPSLLTCGGCQQSIGDRYFLKAIDQYWHEDCLSCDLCGCRLGEVGRRLYYKLGRKLCRRDYLRLFGQDGLCASCDKRIRAYEMTMRVKDKVYHLECFKCAACQKHFCVGDRYLLINSDIVCEQDIYEWTKINGMI; encoded by the exons ATGGGAG GAGGAAATCCTGTGAATGTCAttggggggcggagggggaacTCAGCCGGTGAAAAGGCTTCCAGAGCAGACAGCCTctgcgggggcagcgggggcagaGCCCACCACAGGCACGCTACAAAGGAGCAGACCCTGCCAATGTCATCGGCCATCGAGAGGAAAAGCCTCGATCCTTCCGA ggAGCCAGTGGATGAAGTCCTCCAGATTCCCCCTTCGCTGCTGACATGCGGCGGTTGCCAGCAGAGCATCGGGGACCGCTATTTCCTGAAGGCCATCGATCAGTACTGGCACGAAGACTGCCTCAGCTGCGACCTGTGCGGCTGCAGGCTGGGAGAAGTGGGGAGACGGTTGTACTACAAACTGGGCAGAAAGCTCTGCAGAAGGGACTATCTCAG GCTTTTTGGCCAAGATGGCCTCTGCGCCTCCTGCGACAAGCGAATCCGGGCTTACGAGATGACCATGCGGGTGAAGGACAAAGTGTATCACCTCGAATGCTTCAAATGTGCTGCCTGCCAGAAACATTTCTGTGTTGGGGACAGGTACCTCCTCATCAACTCGGACATAGTGTGTGAACAGGACATCTACGAGTGGACTAAGATAAATGGAATGATCTAG